A stretch of DNA from Penaeus monodon isolate SGIC_2016 chromosome 20, NSTDA_Pmon_1, whole genome shotgun sequence:
ATCAAAACACATGACGGCGCTCGCCGTTCTGACAGTTTCTGATGGGCAAGAAGAAAAGGTCGTCAGTTATGTTACATATTTGGaattatattactatcactactatccaCCGAATCCCTCACATAAAGTCATGAAATAAAGAATCAAGAAATATTTACCTGAATTGTGCTAGCAGCCCATCTGAAGGATTCCTTGTCAGTGACGGAGTAGACAACAACGAAGGCCTCGGCCCACTGCAGATGAGTGTCTGAGGACTCGTCGCAGCTGGCGGAGGTGTCCATGATCTCCACTGGTTGCGGCGTCCCGTCCACCTGCAGGACGCACTTGTACAGCATATCTGTAATGATGAAGGAAAACACTCGGTATAAAGAGCGAGTTACAGACGGTTAACATTTATGATGCCGGAAACTTTATTTTAATCCAAAGACATAATGGAGTTGGGACAAGGCCTACCTGTATCAGACCGATATTCCCCGATGAACCTCTTGGTAAGGTACCGAACAGTCAGGGCAGACTTGCCCACCTGACTGGTTCCTAGGACAGCAATTCGAATCGGGCACATGTTCCTCTCTTCTGTTCGCATACTCCTGCTACGACAAACAACGTTATTCCTCCTGTCCACACGATTTCTTTGTCTGTTAAAACTTTATGTGATTGTCAGTCACTCCAGTGTGTTCACAATAGTCCACGAACACTGCACAATGTCCCTGC
This window harbors:
- the LOC119585596 gene encoding ras-related and estrogen-regulated growth inhibitor-like protein isoform X1; protein product: MRTEERNMCPIRIAVLGTSQVGKSALTVRYLTKRFIGEYRSDTDMLYKCVLQVDGTPQPVEIMDTSASCDESSDTHLQWAEAFVVVYSVTDKESFRWAASTIQQKLSERRAPSCVLMLGNKSDLHHLREVEEVEAKSLSLNHGARFVEVSTAESCVPLTGVLDHFLKEVKMQRTIASGSNINSGSPKQRKLSVTRMLGSLIGRHSPPPQPITELIILDKEERSKLVRCSRQI
- the LOC119585596 gene encoding ras-related and estrogen-regulated growth inhibitor-like protein isoform X2 — encoded protein: MRTEERNMCPIRIAVLGTSQVGKSALTVRYLTKRFIGEYRSDTDMLYKCVLQVDGTPQPVEIMDTSASCDESSDTHLQWAEAFVVVYSVTDKESFRWAASTIQKLSERRAPSCVLMLGNKSDLHHLREVEEVEAKSLSLNHGARFVEVSTAESCVPLTGVLDHFLKEVKMQRTIASGSNINSGSPKQRKLSVTRMLGSLIGRHSPPPQPITELIILDKEERSKLVRCSRQI